The following is a genomic window from Sciurus carolinensis chromosome 3, mSciCar1.2, whole genome shotgun sequence.
CCAGCCTGAGATGTAGGTGGAGGTATAGTGGCCTTCACCTGAGGCCCCGTGGCAGGCCTCTTGGCGGCTGCCCCCAGCTGAACAGGAGCTTTACCAGAGTAGACTAAAGcgtgggctgggcatggtggcacacacctgcgaTGCCAGTGCTTGGagcacaagctcaaagccagtctggggatgtggctcaaggttCCCCTATAGTATCCCCAAAACAGAAAGGAAGTAGACAGTGACCAAGTGTAAGTGGCCATGTGACCAGCAGGATCGCAGCCTGACAGATGCCTGACAGATGCTCATCAGCTGTGCTCTCGGCTCTCAGTGTGAGGTTGTGCACGTGATGCCTGGTGCTCTGGGGGCAGCAGAAGCTTCCCTCTGCAGGTTGAGGTGCCCTGTGGCTCGGCATAGTAGGAGAGGAGAGCAGGCCCCGCCCACCCTCAAAGTGCTCCCTGGCCGTGCCTTTCCACCCCATCATCCTCTCCACATTTGCTGCTTTGGGGAAGGTAGAGCAGGCCTGGAAGCCTCTGCCACCCTGGCTGGGGTAGGGAGCAGCCCACGGTGTGGAGTTGGCCAGGGTTGAGCTAGAAGGTCTGCTTGCCACAGACCTGCCCTGGGTGTGACCCACCCTGGGAGTGGGAAGTGGCCAGTCCAGTCAGCTCCACATCCTCAAGTCTACCCAGCCTGGATCAGAACCACCTGGAAGAGTtcagggctgtagctcagtgagacaCTTGCCTCACATATTTGAGGCAgtgggttggatcctcagtaccacataaatgtaaagaaagaaaggttaaagaaagaagaatgctttaaaaaaaaaaaaaaaaaaaaaacttcaggagTAGGATAGGCTTGGTGGCTCAGGCCAGTCTTCCCAgcaagaggctgaggtgggaggatccctTGGGCTGAggagtttcaggccagcctgggtagctcagcaagacctggtctcagaataaatacaaataagatAATGGTAGCCCTGTTacacattacaatgaaaaacatttttacaaaaattattttttctcagacAAAAGCACTTTAGCGAGGAGAGTGGTATTTAGATTTCTGCAACTCTCAGAGACCAGCCTGAGACTGCAGGCCCTCCTCTTGTGCCTTCAGGCTATGCACACACCTGccacccctctcctccctgcacaAAGAGCCACAGGGCCTGGTGACGGAGGTGGCTTTGACACTGGGGACCTGGGCAGGGCCATGCTTTGTGAATGCTGCCTCAGGAAGCTGGAGATGAGGAAGGCTGGTGAGCCTGGCGGACTCCCTCATACTCAGCAACTGGAGCATCTCAGCCCACGGGCAGCGATGGAGTCTCCTTACGATGCCCTGGGCTGCCGCCTGCCTCCATCCTGTGCCACTCCATGGGCTTCTGAGCAGTGGGTCTCTGCAGTGACTTCTTAGCCTTGTCTGGCCTACAGGGATAGAATCTAGTCACTTCTGTGACTGTCCTGCCACACACGCGCTTCCTTTGGAGCAGCTAGAGGACCTGGAGCTATGACGCCTGAGTTGTGGACAAATGGAGACTTGCTGGTGGCCACAGGGAGCAAGTGTGTTCTGTCCCCGTTGCTGGGGTCCTCAGACATGCCTGGCTGAGCCTAGAAGCCTGTGGCAGGCTGGCTTATAGCAGCAAAACTCACAACCCACTTTCTGTCCACAGTTTGATGAGGGCCGGAACaactttgaaggggagatcaccAAAGAGAACCTCCTGGACTTCATCAAGCACAACCAGCTGCCCCTGGTCATTGAGTTCACTGAGCAGGTGCGTCCCCTGCAGCCCTGAGTGGAGGTCAGTGGTGCAGGTGGGCTCCCCGGGTGTGCAGGAGGTCCATTTGTCACTGTCATCAGAGCATTCTGTCAAAGATGAGTTGTGCTTAGACCCAGGAACTTCTGTTTGTGACACAGACAGCCCCGAAGATCTTTGGAGGTGAAATCAAGACTCACATCCTGCTGTTCCTGCCCAAGAGTGTGTCTGACTATGACAGCAAACTGAGCAACTTCAAGAAAGCCGCCGGGGGCTTCAAGGGCAAGGTGGGCCACCTGGGGACGTATGGCTTCCCCAGGTGGTCAAGGCCTCAAGCTTCCCCTTGGGGTCTGGGTGACGGGGGTCCCCTAGGCCAGCCCGGCCTGCTGGCGGTCGCCCGCAGGGCTGGGAGGAGAGAGCAGCTCCAGGACCGGAGTCTGCTGCCACGGCTGCGGGGCCTGTCTCAGTGTGCCTTTTCTCCCCCAAGATCCTGTTTATCTTCATCGACAGCGACCACGCTGACAACCAGCGCATCCTCGAGTTCTTTGGCCTGAAGAAGGAGGAGTGCCCAGCAGTGCGCCTGATCACCCTGGAGGAGGAGATGACCAAGTACAAGCCCGAGTCAGAGGAGCTGACGGCAGAGAGGATCTCGGAGTTCTGCCACCGCTTCCTGGAGGGCAAGATCAAGGTCGGCAGTGGGCCCTGCTCCTGGGCTCTGGGCCCCGGCGTCCCCGGCGTCTGCGGCTTCCCTCAGAGTCTGAAGACACTGGCAGCGGGGCCCTGCCGTCCTTGCGAGTGGCCCCGCCATGCGTGGCAGTGGCCTCAAGGCTGCGAGGTGCCCTCGTGTTCTCTCACTGGGCCGACCTTGCCGGCTCCTCTCCTCTCGCCAGGTGCCTGGCACCGCCGGCTTGGCGGCCTCTGAGGACAGCGTGTGCCTCGGCCAggccagggctgggtgtggggggAGCGCTGTGGGCCCCTGGGCAGCACTCCCTCTGACCCGGTCTGTTTGCCCTCTAGCCCCACCTGATGAGCCAGGAGCTTCCTGAAGACTGGGACAAGCAACCCGTCAAAGTGCTGGTTGGGAAGAACTTTGAAGAGGTGGcttttgatgagaaaaagaaCGTCTTTGTGGAATTCTGTGAGTGCAGCGTCTCAGGTCCTGGGTTGTCTTCCCCTCAGAGCAATTTGTAAGTcgttcagagcccagagccagcagTCAAGGTGGCTCCTGGTCCAGTGTGGACCTTTCATCATGGCCTTCTTTTCAGATGCCCCATGGTGTGGCCACTGCAAGCAGCTGGCCCCCATTTGGGACAAACTGGGAGAGACGTACAGGGATCATGAGAACATCGTCATTGCCAAGATGGACTCCACAGCCAATGAGGTGGAGGCGGTCAGGGTGCACAGCTTCCCCACGCTGAAGTTCTTCCCTGCACGTGCAGACAGAACGGTGCGACTTCCCCTGGGGCCAGGAAGGAGTTGGGTGGGAGAGGCCTGCAGGCTCCTCTTGAGGAGCCTCACCTGTCTGCAGCACAGGGACGCTGCTGCCCCTGGGGTCTGGTGGTCTAGGCTGGCTCCATGCCCTCGCTCCTCGTCTCACAGGTCATCGACTACAACGGGGAGCGGACCCTGGAGGGCTTTAAGAAGTTCTTGGAGAGTGGTGGCCAGGACGGGGCAGGAGATGATGATGTGAGTGTGGTCACACACCTGGGCTGGCTTCTGGGGACACAGGCCTCCGTCCACGTGGGAGGCGTAGCTGTGCCTCCAGGCCTGGACCCAGGCGCCCTGGGGACAGGTGCTCCCACCGCAGCATGGGGGCCATGCGCCTCCTGCAGGGTGATTTCAGAGACGCGGGCCACGGGCCCTCACATCCCTACTGACTGGACTCGAGTCCCACCCCTGGCTAAAGCCCACCATTGCTTGCTAATGTGACACTTGGTAGTTTCTGTGTGGGGCACCCTGCTGGCCCCAGGCTGCATGTGGGTATGGGCTGGACCTCAGGAGCCCAGTCCTGTCCACCTCGGCTCGTAGCCAGAGACGGGTCGTAGTTGTTCTGGGGAAGGTGGAGGGCAGTCAAGAGAACCTGGGGGTGGAGCAGGTGACTGGGTGGCCTCGGGCAGGGAGTGGAGGGTGTGGTCAGGGTATGATAGGGGTGAGAGCAGGTCCTGAGGCCACTGTGGCTGCTGGGGTGGGTCTGGACCAAGGCGCCGGGCGTCACCACTGGCCGTGCAACAAGGGACCCGAGGACTGAGTGGGACCCAGTGCTCGCTGTGCTCGGACTTCCTGCCAGGACTTTCCCGCCAGGATGCCTGGGGTCCCTGGTTCATCCAGTCTTGCAGGCAGATCCTGGTGGCCTGTGGCCACGGCCCTGTGACTGCCCCTCTCTTCCTGCATCCCAGGACCTAGACCTGGAAGAAGCCGAAGAGccagacctggaggaggaggaggagcagaaagcTGTGAAAGACGAACTGTGACGCAGAGGCCAGCATGGCACCCCAGTCCACCCAGTCCAGCACCGGGGCCGCCCTGCAGCCAGGCCTCCGGAGCCGGCCCCACCTGCGCAGGGAGCCTCCTCGGAGACCAGGGAACTCATCCTGACACGCGTGTGCACCTAACCGTCTCCTCTTGCTTTTCAATGTTTGGAAAGGGATTTATCTCCAGGCCAGCCCGTCTGGGTGggctcctttttttaaaattgtgatgtaCTTTTTTGTACATGGTTTTTGTCCCGAGTGCTCGCTAAAATGTTTGGGATCTCACACTGGTACTCTCTTTCCTGTTAGAGAGGATTGTGCTCTCCATCTGTGGGACTTTTAGACATTTTTTCGACGTCAGGGTATTTGCTCCACCTTGGCCGGGCCTCCCTGGAGACCCCTGTGCCCTGTGTGGGGAGGGACGGGTCCACTGGATGTGGTCATTCTCCATGCACCTCGTGCCAGTGTGGCCATGACTGCACATGGTTCTAACAATTTTTGGTTACATGGAGACCTCTGGACCCTGTCAGGGGTGCCCCACGTCTAGAGGAGGCCCTGTGGTTGCTGGCTGCAGGCCCAGGACAGACCTGGACAGCTCACCTGTTCCTCCTCAGGCCAGGGCTCCCCACCGTCTCAGGCGCTGCACGCTGGCTGCGGGGTCTCCTCCAGCACGGCCGAGGCCTACACGAGGCAGAACCAGGACCCTTGGTTCCCAGGCCGGGGGACGGCCAGGGACACTGCGGCTGAGTCAGATCTTGACCGTTCTTCAGGCGTTTCTACCACAGCATGGGAATTGAACACATTGGCCaaataaagttgaaattttaCTACCCACCGTGGCCTCTGCTTCATTTCTTCAAGTTGCAGGAGCTGGACTGAGATTCCCACTGACTGGACTGAAGATCCGCCAGCTCTGCGGGGTCACTGGCACTGAGACCTCTGTTGAAGTGTGTTACAAAGTACAGACACACGGCCACACAGCGTCACTCGGGCCTGTGTGCGGGCTGGGAACCCCAGCCCTCAGCAGACGGGCCGCCCTGCAGGGCGTGTTGACGTGCCCCTCGGCAGGCCAGCTGCTGCTCTGCCTGTGCCTGGTGTCACCATGTGGACTGGACGCGGCTGCGCCTGGCCACTGCTGGGTCACCCGTGCCATCACCTTGGGGGTCTGACAAGCCTCAAGAAGAGGTCAAACGAACAGCTCGCCCTGACTGTCGACCAAACCTTGATGGAAGTAAGACTGGTATTAAAAGTAAGGCTTTTCCTGGGTTTTAAAATGTAAGctgagccaggtgaggtggcacatgcctatagtcccagcagctcgggaggctgaggcaggagtgcaaattcaaagccggcctcagcaacctACCCAGGCCCTGTCTAGATTTCTTAAAAAGGTGGAGTGCTGGGTATTTGGCTCCGTGGTCAAGCACTCGtgagtttaatctctagtaccaaaactaaatttaaaaagtttgactCGCGTGTGGGGCGCATGGGGAAAAGGACAACTGGAGTCCACAGATGACGCCATGCAGGCGAGGGAGCTCCTGAGCCGGCGTCTTCCCCTGCGCACTGGGATGCATCAGGAGTCCCATGGTGACCACACAGGAGGGGCAGGCATCCAAAGGAGCCCAACACAGCCACCAGCAGGATGGCTGGTTCCCACACTGGAAAGATGACTGGCCTCCTGGAGAAGGAGCCTCACCTCCAACACCACTGACCTCCTGGGCCCCTCCTGCTCTACCAGAGCAGGATCACAGGAGCCCTCAGATCCACTGGTGCAGACCTGGCTGTCGGACCAATGCAGGGCTCACTGGGTGCCTACCCAGGGGCCTGAAGGGAGACCAGTACCCGTACCCCCATGCCTACCTTTGCAGTGCCACACAGGCCCTCACAAGCCCAGGGCTGCCCCTGCACAGTGCAGCACACAGCCGGCAGGTGATGAGGACTGGCATCACCCTGGGGCAGCACCAGCTTGCCCAGGCTCCCATGGTCCTGACACTGCCCACTCCAGCTCGTCCACTTTGCTGGCTTCCAGGTGGCCCATATTGGGGATGGTTTCCAGCCAGCTGAACTCCAAGGGCCTCAGCAGCGTTTGTACATCATGCCTGGGTCCTGCCAACACAGTGGCGTGGTCTCCACGTTACAGTAGGCACAGGGAACTGGACGTTGGGTAAGAGGACACTAGCTCTGCCCCCAAAAGTGTGAGCTGAGGCCCTGGAGCTGTGGCCCCTGCAGGAGCCACAGGGCCTCCAGGGGAAGGAATGCAGCAAGGCCAAGAGCAGAGGGCCATCTCCAGCCATGGCTGACAGGGGTGGACTGTGCTCCCTGCCCACAGGACAGGGTGTGGGTGACCCTGCTTCCCAGCTGTGCAGATGCTTGGCCTCTGGATAGAATGTTGGGACCAGGCGGCTGCCATCACGCGCTCCTGGTCAGGGAGTGAGTCACGGATACCTTTCCCCTTCACAGAGGCAGCTGATGAGTGCATTCCCGGGCCAGGCTGTGCTGGAGGCTGTGGGGTGGTGTCCAAAACCCTGACGGGGCCAGTGGATTAGCAAGGCAAGTCTGAGGGCTCTGGGGGAGGCAGCGAAGGCTTAGCAGCCCGGGACttcccaatctctctctctctctctctctctctctctctctctctctctctctctctctctctctctctctctccttccctccctccctccctctccctaaATGACCAGAAGCTACTGAAACCTAAAAAGCAGATGCCAGTCTGGGCTCACTGCCCCCAGGGTCCTCTGGCCTCAGAGCCTTCCTGGAAGGgaggggccggggcggggcctggcCCTGGCTGGCCAAACTCCAGCATGCCTCTGccaactcttctttctttttggtactggggatggaacccagggacattttgccactgagccacatccccagtccttttaattttttattttgagacagggtcttgctaagttgcttagggtctcactaagttcctgagcctggctttgaacttgtggtccttctgctcagcctcccaagtcactgtgattacaggcatgcactgccatgCCTGGCAGATGGTAACCTTTTTGCATAAATGTTTACTTTGAtgttgaaaaaatagaaactaaaaatcaTGCAGACCAGCTCACTTTTGTCACAAGTTCATACCAACAAAGACAAATCAGGGACAAAGCTACCAAAATACAAGTTTTGTTTCACCCAGGATAGCAGGGAGGACTGCCGACAGTTGTCAGCAGGTACTCCAGGTAGCATCTGCTGCTCAGGGTGCAGACACGATTTCCAGCAACTCCAACAAAAGCATGTCCACCCATCTAGGGGACCTGTGGAGACTAAGAGGCCTCGGGGACCAGTTCCTTCTCTGATCCACACAAAAACCCCAAAGGCGCAAAGTCCTCCACTCCCTCAGGTCGCTGGTATTAGGATGGGCATCCACTTGGGCTGCCACTTGGGGTGGCCAAACAGGCTCATCTGACCCATTTTACCTAGTCCTGTCCAGCCTGAAGCCCAGAGCCTGCTAGACAGGGCTGTTCTGCTGGTCCTGGTCAGTGCTGGTCAGGAGGCAGCTTCACCTCACAAGTTCACTagctttctctccccacccccacctttctttctaTGTCAGGGAAGGAACCCTGGTCCTTGaccaagggaagaaaaggcaATGTTCACAGCAGAGGATGCATCCCCTAATGTTAGGCTCCTGGCTTCCTGTAAACAAGGGGCAAGTAACTGTACTGACTCCTCCCAAGCGACCAGGAGTTTACAGGACAGACCAGCACTTCCCCGAGTCCCTGGAAATGCAGGACACAGCACGGCCCCAGCAGGGTCCCTGCAGGTCGGGCCTAGACAGGCTGCGTGGGTTGCCACATTGTGTGAGACACAGAGGGAGCAGCCTGGGTGTGAGGTCCCAGGCCACAGTGGGGTGCACCTGGGCACTGAGGCAGGGGCTGCTGCCAGGCAGGGCGGGGACAGGGCTTTCTCCTGCAGCCTTCGGCCACGGCTTTGCACCTTGAGGGCGCTGGACACGCTTGTTGACTTGACTTTGTTGGCTGGACTCTTGACTGATGATGGAGGGCCTCTGCTCACACGCCAgctctccctccctcaccccgCTTGCAGGGCTGGCCAGTCCAGGTCCTGTAATTCAGGCCTCCAGAGGCCACCTGGAGCATCTCGCCAATGGGATATTGAGCTCTGCTCCGATTCATGTCCCATCCCCCAGGACCTTGGAATGTGActtaaggactgaacccaggagcactctaccactgagcggcATCCCAGCCGTGTTCGGtcgttgtttttgtttttgttttttcagtcagggtcttcctaaattgcccagactcACCTTGagcttgcatcctcctgccttggcctcccgagaGGCTAGGatgacagatgtgcaccactgtgcccagttggaATGACAACTTATCTAGAAACAGGGTCGCAGTTCCTGTAATTGGTTAAGATGAGGTCACGCTGGAGTAAGGCGGGCCATAAATCCATTATGACTTCTGTCCTTATGAAAAGGAGatgtggccaggtgtggtggcacaggcctgtaatcccagcaaacaGGAGGATAAGGATGAGGATCAAAGTTCAAGACAGCCTCGGCAACTTACTGAGCTCCTATCTCagaatataaactaaaaaatggctcagaggtaaagcaacctggttcaatttccaataccaccaccggaaaaaaaaaaaaaaaaacagcgaGGGCTGCTGGTAACGCCAGCTTTCGAGGGCTAGGCTGAGGGCACACCTCTCCATACGGTCTCTCGACATGGGAGACAGGCTAGACACCACCTTCAGTGTGAGCACGGTCCTGGCAGCATGTCCAGAACCCAGAACCAAGAGAAGGTGTGGCAGGGAGGGGAAATGGCAGGAGAGGGGATCCCCAGGGCCGGGCAGGACCCTGGTCTTGCAGTGTCCAGCCTGGGGAACAGGTCTGTGCAATCACAGAGCCACCCAGCATCTAGAAGCTATGATGCAGGTGAGAGTGAcaggtgggaggggctgggcctGGCCTCCCCAATGCTAACAGACCAGTGCTCCTGGGGTGTGGGGAGGCCCTCcttctccaggaggcagaggccagtCATCCCAGGTGCTCAGGCCTCTTTATAACTGTGGCACTTACCTTGCCCTTCAGTCTACAACTGAGGCCTTCTTCAAGGGCCCTGTccttctcctgccctctgttAAAGCACCTTCTAGGTCCAGCTGTGGGGCAGGGAGCGGTGGCCAGGAAGGATCTGACCCCTTTGGCCGGACATGACGACAGGTGGGCTGAAAGATGAGCCACCAAACATGATCCGGTGCACAGGGAGGGGAGCAGCTCGGTTTCAGCCCCTCTTGTCCACAGCATGACTGCGCAGCTTTATATAGCTCTGCAGACACTATATAAGCAGGACGTGGGTCTCCATCAGAAGAACCTGCAGGCTGGCCTGGTCTGGCCGGCACACTCCTCCTCCCAGTGTAGGgacccaccccagcccccaggatGCCCAGCAGAACAGTACGCTATACCCGCTATAGCCCCCGGCAGCGGCGCCGGCGGCTGCTGGCTGACCGCAGTGTGCGCTTCCCTAATGACGTCCTCTTCTTGGACCACATCCGCCAGGGTGACCTGGAGCAGGTAGGGCGTTTCATCCGGGCTCGGAAAGTCTCCCTGGACACAATCCACCCCTCAGGTGAGTGAGCCCCAGAGGGACTGGTCATGGGCCTTTGGGGCTCCTGGGGAAGTTCAATGTGGAGGACTCCAGCCTTAATCCCGGCCCTCCCACtctgcccaggcctggctgctctGCATGAAGCAGTGCTCTCTGGAAACCTGGAGTGTGTGAAGTTGCTGGTCAAATACGGGGCTGACATACACCAGCGCGATGAGACGGGGTGGACGCCTCTGCACATCGCCTGCAGCGATGGGTACCCAGACATTGCCAGGTGAGAGGGCCGGACGGGGTGCAGAGGCCTTGTCCCAAACTCTCCAGGCCTCCACTGGTCTCCAGGGTGTGGGTCCCCACAGCACAGCCCTAATGGTGCAGGCACGAACCCCGAGGCTGTCCTCTGGCACCCAGTTTCTGTCCTGTTGTGGCCCAGAACAAACTGGAAAGCTAGCTGCAGCTTCCAAAGGGTCAGGTTTCCTCCTCCTCGCACTGCCTGGAAAAACAAACAGGTGACCCAGGGCTCTGTGCCTGTGCACTGGGGCGGGGACAAGCAGCAAGCTTCAACCTCGGCTGCTCTCTGCACCCCAGGTACCTCATCTCCCTGGGGGCAGACAGAGAGGCAGCCAATGACGACGGTGACCTGCCCTCCGACCTCATCGACCCAGACTTCAAGGACCTGGTGGAGCTCTTCAAAGGAACCAGGATGAACTGAGTCAGGCCTGCACTCCCGGGCTCCTGCGCTCGTTCCAGGAACAGGGCATTCTTCATTTGTCGGATCAGGGCTGCCGCTGGGCTGGCCAGGACTGGTCCTGGGGCGCGACCCCTGTCCCCTACATCCATGTCTCTGGCTTGGCTTTTTCACCAGGTGAATTTCtcgtgtggtgctggggctcaacCAGGTGCTCACACGTGGTGGGCAAGTGCTcccaagtgctccaccactgagctacgtccccagcccgcTAGGTGATTTTTTATTGTGACACTTTGTACTTTTTCAATAAACGTGATTCCCAAGCCTGTGGTGGTGGCCCGATTCCTGGGGACCAGGGCGGGCGCTCACGCTCCTCGCCGGGGGGCGCCTCCGGGCCCCCTTGGCACCGGCCCGCGGCCCGCTCCGGCTCCCGGGCTCCCTGCCCGACCGCCCCCCCGCCCCGACCGGCTTCGCGGGCCCGCCCGACCCGGCGCGGTCACGTGCCCACTGCGCCTGCGCGGCGTCACTTCCGGCCGGCCCTCGGGAGGCGGCGGCGCGGCGGGCCAGGTGAGGCGGGCGCGGCCGGCGGCGGGCCTGGGCTGCGGGGCGGGGCGGCCGGCGGCCGGAGCCGCTGCCAGGTTGCTCCCGCCGCGCCCCCGGGCGGGCAGCGAGCGGCCGGGGCCGAGGCGCGCGGCGGGCGGGCGGTGCAGGCGGGGCGCCGGGCCTGCCGCCTTCACGGCGGCCCTTCGGCCCGGCCCGGCCCTCGAGGTCTCACCGGCCGGAGAGGATGCAGGACACCGAGGGGCGGCGCGGCCCAGGAGCTGCGGAGGAAGGAACGCGGCCGCGCACCGCCCGCTCCCTCGGGACCCGCTGTCGCTCGGCTGGACCGGAGAACCACCTGGGGCCGCGCCCCTGCCGCCCGGGGTGCCCGGCGCCCCCGTCCCAGCAGAGCCGCAGGGCGGCCGGGGACCGCGCCGTCCCGGAGGCCAGGACCCTGCCTTGCTCCTCGGTCGGGCAGCGCCCAGGCAGCCGCCGACCTGCGCGGGAGCGGGCCGGGGTCGGCCCTGGAGCGGGGCTGCCAGGCCTCCT
Proteins encoded in this region:
- the P4hb gene encoding protein disulfide-isomerase, whose amino-acid sequence is MLSRALLCLALAAAARVGADAPEEEDHVLVLKKSNFAEALATHKYLLVEFYAPWCGHCKALAPEYAKAAGKLKAEGSEIRLAKVDATEESDLAQQYGVRGYPTIKFFKNGDTASPKEYTAGREADDIVNWLKKRTGPAATALPDGAAAESLVESSEVAVIGFFKDVESDFAKQFLLAAEAIDDIPFGITSNSDVFSKYQLGKDGVVLFKKFDEGRNNFEGEITKENLLDFIKHNQLPLVIEFTEQTAPKIFGGEIKTHILLFLPKSVSDYDSKLSNFKKAAGGFKGKILFIFIDSDHADNQRILEFFGLKKEECPAVRLITLEEEMTKYKPESEELTAERISEFCHRFLEGKIKPHLMSQELPEDWDKQPVKVLVGKNFEEVAFDEKKNVFVEFYAPWCGHCKQLAPIWDKLGETYRDHENIVIAKMDSTANEVEAVRVHSFPTLKFFPARADRTVIDYNGERTLEGFKKFLESGGQDGAGDDDDLDLEEAEEPDLEEEEEQKAVKDEL
- the Ppp1r27 gene encoding protein phosphatase 1 regulatory subunit 27, whose translation is MPSRTVRYTRYSPRQRRRRLLADRSVRFPNDVLFLDHIRQGDLEQVGRFIRARKVSLDTIHPSGLAALHEAVLSGNLECVKLLVKYGADIHQRDETGWTPLHIACSDGYPDIARYLISLGADREAANDDGDLPSDLIDPDFKDLVELFKGTRMN